CACTGTTGCACACGGAAGCAGCTCTGGGCGGATGACGTTGGTGTTGCGCATGCATCAGAAGTGACGAACGTGAGGAGAGATCAAAACAACACAtcggtcatgaattagaagcaCAAAACGTGGATTTGTAAAGAagaatgttggaggatttcgtTGTAAGCCAAGTGGAGACTTGTTTTTCTTTGCTGAAGTAAGGAAACtatgcttcctttgctcctgtaaacaaccGTCGTTTTTTGTGAGACTCACCGGCACGTGTGCAACGCCGACGTCCCATGTCATCCGCCCTCCACCCAGAGCTGCTTCCGTGTACAACAGTgagcacaagctagattaaagtgatttttatattttgaatatggatatttttcttacaaaaaaaaagggcatcgattcactacaggaggcatTTATTCAGCCCCTGGAGCTGTgcgaggcactttttattatggatggatgcactttattggacttgatTTGACCTGTTAAAAAGAAACACCCGCCTATTGCCATGATAAAGCCTGAAAGAGCCagggcattttttaatataactggatttgtctaaaagaaggaagtcaCAGACACCTAAGATGCCgtgagggcgagtaaataactgtctaattttcatttttggggtgaactaagattttaagatatttttaatgaaatctgagagctttctgaccctgcaaagacagcaacgcaactaccatgttcaaggcccagaaagattgTAAggacatttcatcaaaaaaatcttaatttgtgttctgaagatgaacaaaggtcttacgggtttggaatgacatgagggtgagtaattaatgacagaattttcatttttgggtcaactatccctttaatataggtattttaacattataatatacattatattaacaaatggatgttcattttgagattttctaaaaatgttattaatttcttgtttttataGACTAAATGTGAGATAGTTGATggcaaatgtgtaaaaaaaacaaatggggAAAAATGAGCATGAACAATTAAAGGTCCAAtatcaatacatttaaaaaaattctattgtCAGTCGGTAACCAATATGGTACAGAAACGTTGTGCATTCCgaacaaataaatagatttttaataattccCAAAGAGAAATTCATGGCTGTCCTATGTGTTTAGTTAGAATTAAAACAACATTACCAATATAAAACCTCATCTCCACACTCCACATCAAATCGAAAGTGGGAAAATGCTAAAGGTGTGGAGTCAGCATCACGGGCCAGGAGATACCACGCTCTCTCATCCTTCATctcctctcttttctctctctccttccatCCCCACTCACTCTGTTCATATCTGCCAAaacataatgtaacaaaataacCAACTGTTGCAAAGTCCTTCagttttaaagagacagttgacccaaaatgaaaaatctgtcgtCATTTACTTGCCCTCAGGTCATTCCAATACTGTATTATCTGTATTAAAGAAGCCCACTGACTTTTATTCAGCAGTACAGccttggaatgacatgagggtgagtaaatgacaattttaatttttgggtgaactataactttaaattttaacacTAACTGACTTCCATTCAACCCAAAACCTCTATCTGAATGTCAATGGAATACAAAAAGCTAACATGTATCCGTTAATAATCAAAATGCCAGACACTAGAAATAGACAAATAAAGCATAAACATCTAAAGCAGTAACAATATGGGATGTTGGATTACCCCACATGTTGACTTGCTCAATACCTACAGCGTCTGCATGTTGGCTCTAGTCAACTCATAGGCCCACTCCACTGTATCTGGACTCAATGCAGTTACCCGTTTACACTCAATCCCCAGGTTAAGCCTGTGACCGATTCAGACATTCACAATATTAGTACtggatttaaataaaagaagaagaagaaatgatcTGTTCACCATTGTACAGGCAGCATACGTCACATCTGTCAAAGGGGAAACGTTAAGGATAGCGTACCCATTTCTGTCATACTTTTTGAACACTGGCATTGCAGACAGAGGATCTTCAAGCTGTAAAAATCCATAAGAACATTAACAACGCAGACAAGTGTGCATATGTTGAAAAGGTTTCTTTCGGATGTTCTCAATAACGCATACCTTATTGGCTGCTTCCACTTTAGCACACACTGCATCCATAGCTGCCCGTTCTTCCAGTCTTCTCTGCTTTTTCTCTTTTGCTCTGTTTGATTTTCTCTGAATGGTAATGGAAACACACACAGTCAAACGCTATGCTCAGATGAAGactgaaaaaaagtcttaattatttGCACTTTATATTACAACCTTGAATCCTGCACTGGGAAAGAAAGGGTGGccagtaaaatataaatacagtggGTTCTCAGTTGAATAAACAATTCATCTACACTGAGCTGATAAATGACACTGTTGTATTCTATAGAGATgctttaaagctgaatttaaagatatttcataactttttataattacagtggaagctgctttgaaaatctgtaatgtataaaaaaaggtttaaagaAATGTGACAGCAAAAAATCTTAGATTTTGAAAACCTGGGTTATTCTTTTATCTTGAAGTTTTAGGATTTTGAAAAACTTAACTACatgttatgacaaaaaaaaaattaagaggaAATTCATTAATCAATCAAGCACAAGATGCTCTGGAACATCCTAAATCAATTTCAAATGAGAAATTCAACGTGTCACTCAAATTGCTTTGCCTACAATATAATGaaagtttttgattaaattaaaagaaagcaaaataaagcatttttatagTATGGACATCATATCAAATGAGACCTAGCAAACGAAACTGTGGAactaaacacttattttacaaCATGATTTATTTGACAACAAATATTTACTACAATTTTGCCAAAATAGCATTTTCACagcttaaaaacacatttgaaaaaggccaaatattgtccaccTAATCACCTCGGTCAATATACACACACCCATTGCAAGGAAACAttaatgctgccttcaaaatttcTCATATAATCAAGTTTATGCATGTCTTTCTCTCATACATGCGACTGCATGGGGGTAGTGACACAGTTTTGGACACTTTAAGATAAAGGTATTTACAtaaatctgagggtgtaaagcCTGCTTTTAAGATTTATATTCTGTGTTATCAATAAAATACACCAGGAGCAATTATCTAGCTGGAGGCACAAAAAAAGCCTCTCTTTAGCTCCAGGTATATCGATGGCAAGAAGCAGGAAACAGGTGCTGAGAGCACAAAGCACGTGGAGATGAACAGTTTTTCTAAGGGCTTGACGGCGGCGGGCTCTGTACATGAAGCTCACTAACGCcacacataaatatatgatttaaaCCCGAGCGACTAAGCAATGCTGCTGTCGTGAGGAGATTTGATCTCGCGGTGGCTGCTGGCATCGTGCTAATTAAAAGCCTGGACGAGGAGCTCAAACAAACGGTTCACACATTATACCCATATCTCACCAGCTCCTCGACTGACTTTAAAGCATTAGCCTCTTGGAAACTGACAAAACAGGCAGTCTAACGAAAACAGCAACAGTTTGCCGTGTTTAATGTATCAGTGTTATTGTGCTTAGTGTTAAAGAAATGGCGCAGTCGACGAGGCACCTGAAATGAACCACAAACCGTTTGAGGTGGACATTTGTGTACTCGGATGGACACTACGAGAATGCATTCGGGACCTGAGCATCtttaaatcagcaaattctCACCAGCACCCCCTCGTTATTCACGAGTTCCGCGTTTACCTctatcacacacacattatacacTCTTTCCGGGGAGAATGGTTTGCTTCCATCAGTCTTTGTTTAAATTGCCGCACGCATTTATCAAAACCAAAATAAGAGCAGAGCTAACAACACACAACATGGACAGACAAACTCACCCCCATTGTGCAGATTTTATACGACCACCTTGACGCGACTACTGCACTCTAAAATGCTTTACAGAAGTTAGAGATCTGAAGATGAGATGTGGTCTGTGGTAAAGaatgttaaaaatgctaacGAGCGAGCTAGTCTGCAGTAACACAAGAGCTCGAGGGATGGTAGCTTAAAAAGCAATATTCTATAAAGCGACTAGCGACTGCTGGTcgcttttattttttcctgccAGATTCGCGCCAAGAAGCGGGGACGAAATTTCCGCGCTCTACTCTCCCTTTCTTTATCTCCTTCTCCtttcctccctccctctcttcaCTCTTTCTTTCCCTCTCAGCAGCACTGGGCATTAGCCGCTGAGTCTTGGGGAAATGACGACATAGGGTTTGGGGTTAAGGGTCAAGCTCGCTCCACATGCTTCCTTACGTTGAGGCTACTTTGTGACCTAAAGCCATACAGTTTaggtattattatgtaaatgacAATAACTGATAATATAGGTAGTTTTcgtttcagtttcttttttttttggcaacctGAATTTGTAATATTAGTAATTAGTTAATATTGtagtattatattaaaaaggtgtgtgtgtgtgtgtgttttatatatatatatatatatatatatatatatatatttagtttttaataaatatatataaatatatatatatatatatatatatatatatatatatttagtttttatatatttttagtttatttatttatttatttatacaaaacattaaaaatcgtactgtacgtaatatatatataaataaatatatttatttatttattttacgtacagtacgatttttaatgttttggtctgctcaccaagtccgcaattatttgatccaaaatatccaaaatccagcaaaagtagtaatactgtaatatttatttatattatttaaaataactgctttctattggcatatattttttaacgtcttcagcgtcacatgatccttcagaaatcattccaatatgctgatttgctgttcaagaaacattttttttattattcttattatcaatatttaaaacagttgtgtatatatttttgttgattatatatatatatatatatatatacatacatatatattttttatcaaaagtgattataaagacatttataatgttacaaaagacttctatttcagataaatgctgttcttctgaaatttctattcatcaaagaaacttgaaaaaattactcagctgttttcaacataataataacaacaacaacaaatgttgTGCATGCagtgagcagaaaatcagaatattagaatgatttctgaaggatcatacaacactgaagactggagtattgatgctaaaaattcagctctgaaatcacaggaacaaattacattttgaaatatattcaaatagaaaacagttattttaaataggaaaaatatttaaaatgtcactgttttgctgcactttgaatcaaagaagagacttctttaaaaaacatttaaaatattactgttcataaactttcgactggtagtgtatgtgtgtgtacatttatgtaaatatgttttatgtaaatattaaatattctttaaattcattttaatggaGATTTCTGTTTAGGTGAAAGACCACTTCAAAATGTTCCAGGAAATGAATATTATCAAAGGCCTAGAATGGCCCTGCAGTACCACTTTTGTCCACGAGGTCGCACTAGTTGACAATACAGGACAGCAACTTAAAGTTGCTACTGTGTAGGAACTGCTACTGTGTGTCACCACCTTGTATGATGATCGCTTGGTTTGAACTGCACCGATTGCGCATCTAAATGCCAGTGGAACTTAATTCCAATACGATTTCAAG
The sequence above is a segment of the Labeo rohita strain BAU-BD-2019 chromosome 7, IGBB_LRoh.1.0, whole genome shotgun sequence genome. Coding sequences within it:
- the naa40 gene encoding N-alpha-acetyltransferase 40 — encoded protein: MGRKSNRAKEKKQRRLEERAAMDAVCAKVEAANKLEDPLSAMPVFKKYDRNGLNLGIECKRVTALSPDTVEWAYELTRANMQTLYEQSEWGWKEREKREEMKDERAWYLLARDADSTPLAFSHFRFDVECGDEVLYCYEVQLESKVRRKGLGKFLIQILQLIANSTQMKKVMLTVFKHNHGAYQFFREALQFEIDETSPSMSGCCGEDCSYEILSRRTKYGEASGHAHGGGHCGGCCH